A genomic stretch from Penaeus vannamei isolate JL-2024 chromosome 6, ASM4276789v1, whole genome shotgun sequence includes:
- the LOC138861932 gene encoding uncharacterized protein, which yields MDYGINTALGAFSNEAKPLCLQIWTKTKIQDFGGLLGEPVQSISACGEEIGVTESFTYLGSAVHASGLSDREVSRQIGLAAEGMNSVNKTIWRFLLYGSETWTLSSALESCLNTFYNKSLRRIKGYRWQDHVSNRRLHCETGMRPATYIIWDCQLRLYGHLAHFPVDDPAHQVVSVRHSPAWRRPMERPRKSWLRQLNQTCREELEMGRGLTWRLAMRDPRGWK from the exons ATGGATTATGGGATTAATA CGGCTCTTggtgcatttagcaatgaggcaAAGCCCCTGTGCTTGCAGATCTGGacgaagaccaagatccaggattttgggggcctgCTAGGAGAACCCGTTCAGTCAATAAGTGCTTGCGGTGAGGAAATtggagtcacagagagctttacataccttggcagtgcagttcatgcatctgggctgtcagaccgggaagtcagtagacagattggtctggcagcagaaggcatgaactcagtcaacaagacTATTTGGAGGT TTTTGCTTTATGGGAGCGAAACTTGGACActatccagtgccttggagtcatGTTTAAATACTTTTTATAACAAGTCCCTACGCCGGATCAAGGGATATAGGTGGCAGGACCATGTATCCAACCGACGACtccactgtgagactggcatgaGACCTGCTACTTACATAATTTGGGACTGTCAGCTCAGGCTATACGGGCACCTAGCTcatttccctgtggatgaccctgcccatcaggttgtctctgtacgacaCAGTCCTGCGTGGAGGAGGCCCATGgaaagacctaggaagtcgtggcttaggcagctcaaccagacctgtcgtgaagaactagagatgggccgagggcttacctggcgactcgccatgagggacccacGTGGctggaagtga